The genomic window TATGCAGCTTGCGCCTTGGTCAAAAGGTCTTCCCACTGAGCCAAGTGACGCTCAGCCTCGTCATAGTTGGCTGTGCTGAAAGCGAATGGCTGTTCGCTGAGGAGCTCGTACTTGCGACGCATCAGAAGGATACCGTACTCGTTCATTATCTCGGCGGTCACGTCGGCCACTGCGTCGCCAAACTCCCGGGACGCCCATCTCTTGAGCCATGCCGTCGTACTGTCGGGGGTCTTGTGGGCGTCCATGTTGTAGGCCATGTCCATGAAGTGAAGCAGCGGTATTTCCTATTGTTTCAATCATGTCAGCTTGTGCATTCCTCAACAGCCCACTGTCCTGCAGTGCCTACTTACCAAGGGCTTGATGTCGCCGACATTGACGATCCAAATCTGTCGAGCATTCTTCTCGTACGCAAGCTGCATCTGCTCCCAGGTCTTGACCAACTGGATCGAGTTGATCCACTTGTAGTTTCGAGGCGAACCGACATAATCAAAATGGTAGTAAACACCGGCACCGGCGACACGATCTCTCTCGGCGGCAGTCGGCACGCGCAGGATATTGCCCGAGTTGTCATCCGTCCACAGCAATGTCACGGTGTCTGGGACCTTCATGCCGGCGGTATAGTATCCAAGAACCTCCTACACAAGAGTTAGTGTTCCATCAGGTATTGAAGCGTACTTGACATAAAGAAGCCGAAGCTCACCTTGTACAATACCCATGTTTGCGGGATGGTCGCCATGTCGGTAGTGCCATAAGCCTCGGAcaggagctgctgctggaccTGGATGATTTGTTCCAGCGACTGGGGGTTCAAGGTAGGCGAGGCTTCGTCACCGCTACCACGCATACCCATCGTCCACATGGTCTCCCAGTTCCTGGCTCGACTGATGCCATCCTTGAAGAAGTTTGTGACGGAATTACGGTTGCTGCTCCAGTCCCAGTTGCCTTGGTTGTACCGCTTTTGCTCTTCTTCGGACCTGGACATCGGTTCGTGGTGACTTGTGCCCATCACCACGCCAAACTCTTCTGCGAGAGGTCCGTTCTTTGGATCCTCGACGTAGAACATGCGACCCCACATGGCCGGCCAGATGTCTAGTCCAATCAGAACTGATGAAGGCATATTATGCAACGGTATAGAGTGGCATGAATCAACGACTTACAATTTCCCTTGAGTCTCAAGCAAAGTTCAAACACAAGCCGGTAGAACTGGGAATTGAACCCGCCTGTGTTGCGGTTGATCCAGCTTTGCAAAGCAGGCGCCTCATCGTTGATGAAGAAGCCGCGGTACTTGACAGATGGGGGCCCCTGaaccttcttctcctccgtCACCCACACGCCATCGGGCTTGGTCTTGACCGGGACATCAGCCCACCAGTACAACGGCGACACGCCCATGGCCTCGGAGACATCGTATATGCCATACACGGCGCCGCGGCGATCGCTCCCAGCAATGACTAGAGCCCACGGCACGCCCTCGACAGGCTCCTTGACCAGCTGGGAGACGTACGACTCCCACTTGCCCGCCGTGGCCGACACGTCGATCTTGTTGGCCGACACCAGGCCGTCGATGAGGGTCGAGTTACCAATGGtgccgacgatgacgacgggaCGGCCGTCGGAGGATGAGTCCGAGTCGGAAACGGTTCCGTTGGTGCCCACGACGCGACCAAAGTCGGCGGCCAGGTCCTGGGCTACACGCTTCACGGCGGGCCAGTCGTTGCTCGCGACTTGGATCACGGGGGCGAGGCCCGTGGCTGCCAGCTTGAAGTCGCTCTCCCCGGCCGTGAAGGTGAGGAGGGCCGCATGGGCTGTGCCCAAGGCCGCGGCCAGCAGAGCGCAGGGAGTGAACTTGCGCACCATGTCGGGTAGTGTGGTTGGCCGGTGCCTGGAGGTGGGTTTCTGGGGAGGTGAGGTATAGCGCGCATTGTGCTGATCTATATATACATCATATGAACGTCGCCAAAGTCCTGCAATCGCCCCCTTGTACAACCCTTGTTGCTGTTATGCAGGTCCCCGCATCAGGTCCAGACTTTTCGCCTGCCCAAGACGGCTCTTTCCAGACTTTCTTCAGGGCCGAGGGAGGGTCGCTTGTTCGGCAGCATTTCCGAGATTTTGCGTGGTGGGCAAAGGGGGGCCCGGACGAAAAAGATTGGGGATTTTGAACTTTAGCCGAGTGTGGTACCTACTGTTTGCGTAGCAGCCTATTCGTGGGAAATTTGATTTATTTCTTGAGTCTCCTCTTTCTCTGCTGGAGtatttattttctttctggCGGCTTTGCGGGCATGTAAAAGTAATATTGAACAGGCATATTTAGGCATAATTGAAAGAGCTGGTCTTGGCTTGCTTGTCGGGCGTCTTGTCGTAGTTGGAGTTCCATCAATTGCGGGTGTAGCCACACTGGCGCAAATCTGAAAAGTAACGGATTTTGGTTACAATTATCAATGGAGAATTTTCTCGATGTTTTGAATTGCTTTTGGTTTTCTTCGTTCTTACTTCGTAACATGACCTTCTTGGCGAGCCTTTAACCTGAGAGTTGGCCTCCTTCCAAATTCGGGTTGAATAAGACGCTCTGCCACTGTTTGATGGCTTGTTTGTTTATTATACTGGTTTTCCCAAGCATGGTTCATGCTTATTCCACCAGCCCAATAAAAATGTATTTGAGATCATTCCTTCATGGAAAACTAGGTATGCAATCTATTAATTACtacctagtctagaactGGACTAGAATTAAGTATGTGGTTAATACAGGAACATCCGGGCACAACCTGGCAGAGATGTATGTACCCTGAACCTGTTACATGTGGTACTCATTCCTACCGGTTCTCATATTTTCAGCGTCAATTGAAGGAATATCTCCTCGGATCAAAAAATAAGCTCCCGGAAACAACAACTACTGCATTCGATTAAAGGTCAGATGAAGGACTTGGAAAATACCTATGCTAGTCAAAATATGCGATTACTTTGATCGATTTCGCAATTAACGCCTACCATGCACAGGGATGGGATCCATGTAAACCCTAACCCGCCTCGGTCGGTTGACTCGGTCGTGCTTGGGATTAACTGATTGCATCATCGGCCCTGAAACTGTCGTGAACGCCGAACCAAGTGGCTTTTCTTTCGCAAGACCTACAACTCCAATAAAATGCTTCTTGTTTAGATTCGACACATCTACAAATAGACCAATTGCTTCTCGGGACCGACCCGAAAGCTCGTCAATTGGCTTGTCAAAATATTTTCCAATCGGCGCGACCGCATTCACGCGACAGCACCGATCTCGGGCACGGATGAAATCGCGGATGCCCGCCATTTGGTCCACTTCCACAACATGATGAATGCCAGCAGCAGTCGATCCCACCCGCAATCATGATCACACGAAACATACCCCGAGCAGCGTTGCTCTCCTCGAGGCCGACGCTCTCGAGCTGTCAGCACCGACACCTGCCACCATGGCCGCCTCGGTTCCCTTCGAGCCGAATCCGCGCGCTCATCACCTCGACCCCGCGACGGGCAAGCGCTCCTCCCACTCCGCCGTCATCGTCCACCGGCCCCGGCTCCCCACGGTCTCCCGCAGTGACGCCCTCGAAGGACTTTCTGGCCACGCCGGACAAGACCAACCAGGAGCAGAGGAAGGCGGACTGGGCTATAATAAAGGAGATGTCCCACTACCTATGGCCCAAGGACAGCTTCAACACAAAGATGCGCGTCGCTCTGGCCGTGTCTCTGCTGATCAGCGCCAAGGTCCTCAATGTACAGGTACCCTTTTACTTTAAGAGCATCGTAGACGCCATGAACGTGGACGTTGGCGCCATGGGTGGCACGGCGGCTGCGGTCGCGGGCTCTATGATACTTGCGTACGGCGCAACGCGAATCGGCGCGACTGTTTTCCAGGAGCTTCGCAACGCCGTCTTTGCCTCAGTCGCGCAGAAGGCGATCCGTAAGGTTGCAGCCAACGTCTTTGATCACCTGCTGCGGCTGGACCTGGCTTTCCATTTGTCCAAACAGACTGGTGGTCTGACGAGAGCCATCGACCGTGGAACCAAGGGCATTAGCTTTTTGCTCACCAGCATGGTCTTTCACGTCATCCCGACGGCCTTAGAGATCACCATGGTCTGCGGTATCTTGACCTGGCAATACGGGGCGCAGTTCGCCATGATAACAGCCGTCACCATGAGCGCATATACTGCCTTTACGATCTGGACCACAGCGTGGAGGACAAAGTTTAGGCGCCAAGCCAATGCCGCCGATAACCGGGCTTCGACCGTAGCTGTGGACTCTTTGATCAACTACGAGGCCGTCAAATACTTCAACAATGAAAAGTACGAGGTCAAACGCTACGATGATGCTCTGAAACAGTACGAGAAgagctccatcaaagtcgcGACCTCGCTCGCGTTCCTCAACAGCGGGCAGAACATCATCTTTTCTTCCGCCTTGACTGCCATGATGTACCTGGGTGCAAATGGCATTGCTCAGGGAAACCTCTCGGTTGGTGATCTGGTCATGATCAACCAGCTCGTTTTCCAGTTGTCAGTGCCGCTGAACTTTCTTGGCTCCGTCTATCGTGAGCTGCGTCAGTCTCTGCTTGACATGGAGACGCTCTTCAACCTGCAAAAGGTCAACGTTACTATCAAAGAGCAGCCGGATGCCAAGCCACTCTCTTTGAGCAAGGGCGGCGAGATTCGGTTTGAGAATGTCAACTTCGGCTACCACCCTGATCGTCCCATCCTACGTGATCTGACCCTTACCATCCCAGCCGGGAAGAAGGTGGCTATAGTAGGCCCCAGCGGCTGCGGAAAGTCGACGCTTCTTAGACTTTTGTTTAGGTTCTATGACGCGCAGTCTGGCAGGATTTTAATCGACGACCAGGATATCCGCAGCGTGCAGCTTGACTCGCTCCGTAAAAGCATCGGAGTTGTGCCGCAGGACACCCCACTCTTCAACGAAACTGTGGAGCTCAACATCCGATATGGCGACATGTCGGCGCCGCGAGAGCAGGTTGTGGCAGCGGCGAAACGTGCCCGCATTCATGATACGGTGGAGTCATGGCCTGACGGATATGCGACCAAGGTTGGCGAGAGGGGGCTGATGATATCGGGAGGTGAGAAGCAAAGACTGGCCGTGTcgcggctgctgctcaaGGACCCGCCGCTGTTGTTTTTCGACGAGGCTACGAGTGCATTGGACACGCATACGGAGCAGGCTCTGATGCAGAACATCAACTCGATTCTGCGTGAAAAGAGCCGCACCAGCGTCTTTGTTGCACACCGATTGCGGACCATCTATGACTCTGATCTCATCATTGTTCTCAAGGAGGGCCATGTAGCCGAGATGGGCTCTCACAAGGAGTTGATTGACCGAGGTGGTCTGTATTCTGAGCTTTGGAGTGGTGAGTCTCTCCCCTGATGCCTGAACAGGTTCTAGACCATGCCCAGCTACTTTTTGACCCCACCCATGGGACCATTACTGACCTGATTACCGTCTTCGCAGCACAAGAAACACTGTTCAATGCGGATGGGTCGGAGAAAAACGAAGAAGTGCCGGATAAGAGCGGTCGCCCCAGATCATAGTGAATTCTTGGCGCATTAGATGAACCGGACTCTCATAATCCCGGCCGGATGTGCGAATCTGCATTTGACGGCGTTTTGGTACGGGCGCTTTAAGGTCCGGCATACGAAGTACATGGTGCCGGCAGCTGGCGTCTTTGCATATACATAGATTAGCGGTCTGATCCTGGATATTCTCCCGACATGTGACTGGGattatctttttttgctttgttgATTTCGGCACCTTATAGAGACTGCACATTATACCCTTCCGTTTTTTTCTATGGGTGCTTACCCGCCTCTATTAAGCTAGGGGGGAATATTTCTTGTCTGGCCATCCAGCAAACGCCAACGTAGCGAGCTACAGGCATTTTGCCAACTAAATTACAGGCCACACCCTTGTCGACAGATCTGTAAGAAATCGTCCGCCTCACTTTCCGCTTATCATTACCCGTCTTTTCATCTTTCACCGCCCCCAAAATAAAACTGAGACAAAtcgaagagagaaaaaaaatgccgCCTTGCTCAGACAAATGTCCGACCCTGAGGCGGCCGACGCCAAGCGTGGGCCGCCGCCCGAAAGGCATCCACGAACCGGCCCCGGAACCCACTCCGCGCCCGCACTGACTGATAATCGGACAAGGGTTGCAGAAGCGCTTCTTGGGCCTGCTCGTGTTCTTCATCGCCGCCTTGGGGAAAGCGGCTATCCATGGCATTTTTCTCGGGAGACTTGAGCAGCaccttgctgctgccgctaccgctgctgctggcgcccACCGCTTTCttgctactgctgctgctaccgccgccgctgctcggGAAAAACCCCCGGTCCTTGACCGGGACCTCGTCAAACTCCTCGCCCCGCAGGGGCCAGAAGGTCTTGGAGAGCTTGCGAGGCGGCGCGACGCTGTATGCGGGCGGCGGGCCGGACGGCGCCGGGGCCGGTGGCGCTCTGAACTCCTCGACTGCTGGCGCTGATGCCGCTGCTGGCACTGGTGCTGGTTCCGGTGCCCGTGTCTGTAGTGCTGTCGCTCGCTGTAGCGGCCGAGGGCGGTCAAAATCCGGCATCGACTGCTGGACGTGGAGTCGCGATATCTCGCCCTGGCCTCTGGCTCGCCGCCGGGCTGCACAGCGGCCTCCTACGGCGTGGGGACTGCAGCCGACGGAGGCCCTTTTGTTGGAGCATCTACGGCCCATTGTAACTTTCTGGTCTCGAGGTTTTATTTTGGCGTGGGGGTCTTGCCGGGAATGCTCTCGTCGTCTTATCAGTCAGGGGGGACAGGTGACCAAATGGAACAGAGATGATGGTTATCTTGCCAAGGAGCATGACCACTGCACGTCTTTTTTTGCAAACATTGCTTGATAGCTACTGGAATAAATATAAAAAGTCTATCTCG from Pyricularia oryzae 70-15 chromosome 4, whole genome shotgun sequence includes these protein-coding regions:
- a CDS encoding iron-sulfur clusters transporter ATM1; translated protein: MITRNIPRAALLSSRPTLSSCQHRHLPPWPPRFPSSRIRALITSTPRRASAPPTPPSSSTGPGSPRSPAVTPSKDFLATPDKTNQEQRKADWAIIKEMSHYLWPKDSFNTKMRVALAVSLLISAKVLNVQVPFYFKSIVDAMNVDVGAMGGTAAAVAGSMILAYGATRIGATVFQELRNAVFASVAQKAIRKVAANVFDHLLRLDLAFHLSKQTGGLTRAIDRGTKGISFLLTSMVFHVIPTALEITMVCGILTWQYGAQFAMITAVTMSAYTAFTIWTTAWRTKFRRQANAADNRASTVAVDSLINYEAVKYFNNEKYEVKRYDDALKQYEKSSIKVATSLAFLNSGQNIIFSSALTAMMYLGANGIAQGNLSVGDLVMINQLVFQLSVPLNFLGSVYRELRQSLLDMETLFNLQKVNVTIKEQPDAKPLSLSKGGEIRFENVNFGYHPDRPILRDLTLTIPAGKKVAIVGPSGCGKSTLLRLLFRFYDAQSGRILIDDQDIRSVQLDSLRKSIGVVPQDTPLFNETVELNIRYGDMSAPREQVVAAAKRARIHDTVESWPDGYATKVGERGLMISGGEKQRLAVSRLLLKDPPLLFFDEATSALDTHTEQALMQNINSILREKSRTSVFVAHRLRTIYDSDLIIVLKEGHVAEMGSHKELIDRGGLYSELWSAQETLFNADGSEKNEEVPDKSGRPRS